In Rutidosis leptorrhynchoides isolate AG116_Rl617_1_P2 chromosome 2, CSIRO_AGI_Rlap_v1, whole genome shotgun sequence, one genomic interval encodes:
- the LOC139887788 gene encoding secreted RxLR effector protein 161-like has protein sequence MAIGDTLSIRECPQTPQEKQKMKNVPYASAVGSLMYAMMCTKPDICFAVGMVSRYQSNPGLTHWKAVKRILRYLKGTSHYSLCYEGNDLQMRGYTDADWGRDMDERKFTSGFVFLLNKGAISWSSKKQSCIALSTMKAEFVAFSAAAQEAVWLSRFLTSLGVVGNTIDRALIYSDNEAAIAYSKDPKFHYKTKHIDIKYNYVKEKNARKEVSIEYISTHDMVADPLTKPIPRDAFVKHVRSQGLRRL, from the coding sequence ATGGCGATTGGTGATACGTTGAGCATTAGAGAGTGTCCGCAAACTCCACAAGAGAAACAAAAAATGAAAAATGTTCCTTATGCTAGTGCGGTTGGAAGTCTCATGTATGCTATGATGTGTACGAAACCGGATATCTGCTTTGCTGTTGGCATGGTAAGCCGATACCAATCCAATCCAGGTTTAACCCATTGGAAAGCCGTGAAAAGGATACTTAGGTATCTTAAGGGTACTAGTCATTACTCTTTGTGCTACGAAGGAAATGATCTGCAAATGAGAGGCTATACTGATGCTGATTGGGGAAGAGATATGGATGAAAGAAAATTCACCTCTGGCTTTGTTTTTCTGTTAAACAAAGGTGCTATATCTTGGAGTAGCAAGAAACAATCATGTATAGCATTGTCTACAATGAAAGCTGAATTTGTGGCATTTTCAGCTGCTGCACAAGAAGCTGTGTGGCTTAGTCGATTTTTGACTAGCTTGGGGGTTGTTGGCAATACCATTGATCGAGCATTGATATACTCTGATAATGAAGCTGCCATTGCATATTCAAAAGACCCCAAGTTTCATTATAAAACAAAGCACATTGACATAAAGTACAATTATGTGAAGGAAAAAAATGCAAGAAAGGAAGTAAGTATAGAGTACATATCTACGCATGATATGGTAGCAGATCCTTTGACAAAACCTATACCTAGAGATGCATTTGTTAAGCATGTTAGGTCTCAAGGATTGCGTAGATTATGa